From one Mytilus trossulus isolate FHL-02 chromosome 10, PNRI_Mtr1.1.1.hap1, whole genome shotgun sequence genomic stretch:
- the LOC134688382 gene encoding translocation protein SEC63 homolog encodes MAMEFEYDEEGGTFFYFLLSFWGLVIIPATYYFWPRTKTDDGPDLKKRECNCEPCQLKRQRLNVQGKWKHTTEKGVKIALVIGWVIFLLLAYKVSKIQMEYVEYDPYMELEIERGASQKEIKKAYRKLSLIFHPDKETGDHKKFMRIAKAHAALTDEETMKNWEEYGNPDGPGVTKFGIALPKWIIEKENSIWVLAVYGLLFMVLLPVVVGAWWYRSIKFSKDQVLLDTTRLYYYFFQKIPNMMLKKVVMVLAGSFEFDKFHNQEIVERPSDNEEVPWLIKMLPNLEEKHKEKPLCYPYSVKARALLHAHFNRLELSQNTLEIDKMYVLKKTPFLVNEMVTIVAQLVSGAARNAVQYMPRLETVENCMKVSQMIIQGLDQKSSPLLQLPHIKPEMLKHFSTKKRHITRIKDFIGMKDSERKSLCRQLSPDEYRDVMSVCATMPHVVMTIRSEVLDDEDSTITAGSIVTVTVTLTRQDLEVLFEQEQEDNAPEIENVEDTEETEANNDDNTQKKVAQKAWEKPKKGKKKPAKPKKKAKQAFNWKAASTSAAGATSDKTEDKSEEKEEKGDTDDEGKAVVATNPDNDESEVESEQEEHDSEAENSASSSALSKRRSSGSGFETKKDKDKDDEHALDDEEQWKIYQEEAKKEFSIETKAKESPAVHCPHFPEAKQEGWWLYVSDKKQHMLITAPVQILTLKEKEEITLKFLAPGKPGAYTYTVNLKSDSFFDFDQAQNIKLDVKDAKIIEDHPQWDISEDEDAEKDDDSDSDYSTEGDDSD; translated from the exons ATGGCTATGGAATTTGAATATGACGAGGAAGGTGGGACGTTCTTCTACTTTCTATTGTCATTCTGGGGCCTTGTCATCATTCCAGCAACATACTATTTTTGGCCAAGAACCAAAACAGATG ATGGTCCTGACTTAAAGAAGAGAGAGTGCAACTGTGAACCATGTcaattaaaaagacaaagatTAAATGTACAAGGAAAATGGAAACATACTACAGAGAAAGGAGT GAAAATAGCCTTGGTGATAGGATGGGTAATATTTCTGTTATTGGCGTACAAAGTATCCAAGATACAGATGGAATATGTAGAATATGATCCTTATATGGAACTAGAAATTGAAAGG GGAGCAAGTCAGAAGGAAATAAAGAAAGCCTACAGAAAGCTGAGTTTAATTTTCCATCCAGACAAAGAAACCGGAGACCATAAGAAGTTTATGAGAATAGCCAAGGCCCATGCTGC ACTGACAGACGAGGAAACAATGAAGAATTGGGAGGAATATGGAAATCCTGATGGACCAGGAG tTACCAAATTTGGTATTGCTTTACCAAAATGGATAATAGAAAAGGAGAATTCAATATGG GTACTGGCAGTGTATGGATTACTGTTCATGGTACTTCTACCAGTTGTTGTG GGAGCTTGGTGGTACAGATCTATTAAGTTTAGTAAAGATCAGGTTCTACTTGACACAACAAGATTATATTACTACTTCTTCCAGAAAATTCCTAACATGATGTTAAAAA AAGTTGTAATGGTTCTAGCTGGATCATTTGAGTTTGACAAATTTCACAACCAAGAGATAGTTGAGAGGCCTAGTGACAATGAAGAAGTTCCATGG CTGATAAAAATGTTACCAAATTTGGAAGAGAAACACAAAGAGAAGCCCTTGTGTTACCCATACAGTGTAAAAGCCAGAGCTTTACTTCATGCACACTTCAACAGATTAGAGTTATCACAGAATACACTAGAAATAG acaaGATGTATGTCCTGAAGAAGACTCCATTCCTGGTCAATGAGATGGTGACCATTGTCGCACAGTTAGTGTCAGGAGCTGCTAGAAATG CTGTACAATATATGCCAAGACTGGAGACTGTTGAGAATTGTATGAAGGTATCACAGATGATTATACAAGGCCTGGACCAGAAATCTAGTCCACTGCTACAGCTACCACACATCAAACCAGAAATGTTAAAACATTTCAGCACCAAGAAG agaCACATCACAAGAATTAAAGATTTTATAGGAATGAAAGACAGTGAAAGGAAATCTTTGTGTAGACAATTGTCACCTGATGAGTATCGTGATGTGATGAGTGTTTGTGCCACAATGCCACATGTTGTTATGACAATAAGGTCTGAAG TTTTGGACGATGAAGATTCCACAATTACAGCTGGTTCCATAGTGACCGTCACTGTCACTCTTACTAGACAAGATTTAGAAGTTCTGTTCGAACAAGAACAAGAAGACAATGCTCcagaaattgaaaatgtagAAGACACAGAGGAAACTGAAGCTAAT AATGATGACAATACACAAAAGAAGGTAGCACAGAAAGCTTGGGAAAAACCaaagaaaggaaagaaaaagCCAGCCAAACCAAAAAAGAAAGCAAAACAAGCATTTAATTGGAAAGCAGCATCAACATCTGCCGCTGGTGCCACAAGTGACAAAACGGAAGACAAATCTgaggaaaaggaggaaaaaGGTGATACTGACGACGAAGGAAAG GCAGTTGTAGCCACAAATCCTGATAATGATGAATCTGAAGTAGAATCTGAACAAGAGGAACATGATTCTGAGGCAGAGAACTCTGCAAGTAGCTCGGCACTGTCAAAAAGACGATCATCAGGGTCAGGATTTGAAACGAAGAAAGACAAAGATAAAGATGATGAACACGCCTTAGATGATGAAGAACAATGGAAAATCTATCAAGAAGAAGCTAAAAAAGAATTCTCAATAGAAACTAAAGCAAAAGAAAGTCCAGCTGTACATTGTCCACATTTCCCAGAG gCTAAACAAGAAGGATGGTGGTTATATGTATCAGATAAGAAACAACATATGTTAATTACAGCACCTGTACAAATATTAACactgaaagaaaaagaagag